The Megasphaera elsdenii DSM 20460 genome includes the window GATAGTATGGCAGTACATGAATTGGCAGGTACTAAAGTAAGAAAAGAAGACTACATTGATTTGAACGCCATCGCTGCGGCATATCATTCGACGCATCCCGATGTGACGGATCCTCATCAGCAGGTCCGCTTCGGCACGTCAGGCCATCGCGGCCAGGCCGGCAACGGCAGCTTTACCGAGGACCACGTGGCGGCCATTACCCAGGCCGTCTGCAACTTCCGCAAACAGTTTGGCGCGGAAGGGCCCCTGTTCGTCGGCGAAGACACCCATTATTTATCGAAACTGGCTTATGAAACGGTCTTGTCCGTCCTGGCAGCCAACGGTGTCACGGCTTACGTCGATAACGAAGGTGATTTCGTACCGACGCCGTCGGTATCGCGGGCCATCCTGCGCTACAACCGCCGTCGCGAAGAACGCCTGGCCGACGGCTTGATCATCACGCCATCCCATAATCCTCCGGAACACGGCGGTATCAAGTATAACCCCATTACCGGCGGGCCGGCCGGCTCGGACATCACCAAGGCCATCGAAACGGAAGCCAACCGCCTCCTGGCAGGCCATAACCAGGACGTCAGGATGATGGCCTATGACCAGGCCAAAGACAGCGCGTTCGTCGTCCCTTACGACTACAAGGGCCTTTACGTGGCGGAACTGGAATCCATCATCGACATGGACGCCATCCGCGATGCCAAGCTGCGCATCCTGGTCAATGCCCTGGGCGGGTCGGGCATGAATTACTGGCACCAGATTTCCGATGTGTATCGTCTCGACCTGGACTTCGTCAACGATACGTATGATCCGCAGTTCACGTTCATGAATTACGACCACGACGGCAAGGTCCGCATGGACTGCTCATCGGCCTATGTCATGTCGGCCGTTACCGGCCAGGCCGCCGATTACAACCTCATCCTGGCCAATGACCCGGACTACGACCGCTTCGGTATCGTTTCCGGCGCGGAAGGCATGATCTCGGCCAATGCCTTCCTGACCGTCGCCGCTCATTACCTCATGACCCACCGCAATTTCGAAGGCCTGGGCATCGCCAAGACCGTCGTCACGACGGATATGCTGGCCCGGGCAGCCAAGCTCCTCGATATCCCCCTCTATGAAGTACCGGTAGGCTTCAAGTATTTCGGCCCCCTCTACACGGAAGGCAAGATCGCCTTTTCCGGCGAAGAAAGTGCCGGCGGCTCCTTCATCGCTAAGGACCGCAGTGTCTGGACGACCGACAAGGACGGCATGATCATGTGCCTCTTGGCTGCGGAAATCCGCGCCGTTACGGGCAAGTCGCCCATCGAATATTACAACGACCTCTGCGAAAAACTGGGTCGGCCCTATACCATGCGCAGCGATGCGCCGGCAACGCTGGAAGAAAAAGATAAGATCAGCGCCCTTACGGAAGACGACGTCACGGAAAAGACCTTGTGCGGCAGCCCGATTACGGCGGTCCTCTCCAAGTCTCCCTACGGTGATTTCGCCATTGGCGGCGTCAAGATTACGACCGATGACGGCTGGGTCGCCGCCCGCCCGTCCGGCACGGAAGACCTGTACAAATTGTATGCCGAAAGCTTCGTCTCGCCAGACCAGGCCGGAAAGCTCCTGGAAGAAGGCAAGGCCCTCATCAGCAAGGCCCTGAATAAATAGTCTGTTTGGTGTTATATGTTTGACGTTTGATGTAGATGGAGTGAAATTAGAAACCGTCACATCAAACGTCAAGCTTCAAACATCAAACTCGGCATGATGGCAGGAACCTTCGTTCGATAGGCCCCCATATATGGCAGTTTGTCGTCAATTCTATCATTTCGTATGCAGACAGTGGAAATCAGTACGCTACCTGTGCTATAATAGGGAAGCATGGAATTTAATAACAAAAAGGAGTGGACAGCTGTGAAAGTTGTAATCACCGTAGTTGGCGTGGACCGTACCGGTATCATCGCCGCCGTCAGCCAGATCATGGCAGAAAATAAAGTCAATATCCTTACGATCAATCAGGTCATTTTGGATGGCATTTTTAACATGGCCATGATCGTCGACATGGACAATTCCGACATCACCTTAGATACCTTGCAGGATTTGCTCAAACAGAAGGGCGATGCCCTGGGCGTTGAAATCCGGGCGCAGAACCAGGCTATTTTTGACGCAATGCATCGTGTAGGCTAAGGAGATATGATATGCTGACAATCCAAGACGTACTTGAAACGAATCAGATGATTCAGAAGAACAACCTTGACGTCCGCACCATCACCATGGGCATCAGCCTCCTCGACTGCTGCGCCAGCGACGGCAAGACCTTGTGCAACAATATTTACGATAAGATTACGAAATACGGTGAACACTTAGTTGAGACGGGGGAAGCCATCTCCCGTGAATACGGCGTGCCCATCATCAATAAGCGCGTTTCCGTAACACCTATCAGCCTCGTCGCCGGGGCCAGCGACCTGACGAGTTACGTCGACGTCGCCCGGACCCTCGACAAAGCGGCCAAGGAAATCGGCATCAACTTCATCGGCGGTTTCTCGGCCCTCGTCGAACGGGGCATGAGCAAAGGCGACCGCATCCTCATCGACTCCATCGCCGAAAGCCTGGCTGTGACCGACCTCGTCTGCAGTTCCGTTGCCGTCGGCTCGACGAAAGCCGGCATCAACATGGACGCTGTCGCTGAAATGGG containing:
- a CDS encoding phosphoglucomutase; this encodes MAVHELAGTKVRKEDYIDLNAIAAAYHSTHPDVTDPHQQVRFGTSGHRGQAGNGSFTEDHVAAITQAVCNFRKQFGAEGPLFVGEDTHYLSKLAYETVLSVLAANGVTAYVDNEGDFVPTPSVSRAILRYNRRREERLADGLIITPSHNPPEHGGIKYNPITGGPAGSDITKAIETEANRLLAGHNQDVRMMAYDQAKDSAFVVPYDYKGLYVAELESIIDMDAIRDAKLRILVNALGGSGMNYWHQISDVYRLDLDFVNDTYDPQFTFMNYDHDGKVRMDCSSAYVMSAVTGQAADYNLILANDPDYDRFGIVSGAEGMISANAFLTVAAHYLMTHRNFEGLGIAKTVVTTDMLARAAKLLDIPLYEVPVGFKYFGPLYTEGKIAFSGEESAGGSFIAKDRSVWTTDKDGMIMCLLAAEIRAVTGKSPIEYYNDLCEKLGRPYTMRSDAPATLEEKDKISALTEDDVTEKTLCGSPITAVLSKSPYGDFAIGGVKITTDDGWVAARPSGTEDLYKLYAESFVSPDQAGKLLEEGKALISKALNK
- a CDS encoding ACT domain-containing protein — its product is MKVVITVVGVDRTGIIAAVSQIMAENKVNILTINQVILDGIFNMAMIVDMDNSDITLDTLQDLLKQKGDALGVEIRAQNQAIFDAMHRVG